One window of Uloborus diversus isolate 005 chromosome 3, Udiv.v.3.1, whole genome shotgun sequence genomic DNA carries:
- the LOC129218697 gene encoding protein adenylyltransferase Fic-like: MALKMKNVHKYDKATKLFQHALALQPLHPDVLNNYGEFLEEKENDVLKADHLYVRALTVSPEHSRALVNRKRTLPVVKELDEQELERIDKKRIKLIKMNHKDPALKRIKKEIYFQHIYHTVAIEGNTMTLAEARSVVETRMAVPGKSIMEHNEILGLESALRYINKTLVNKDELITVVDILEIHKRVLGNVDPLGAGTFRQNQVFVGEHVPPLASDVADLMEEFVNWLQSETILQLHPVNQAALAHYKLVYIHPFVDGNGRTARLLMNLILMRAGYPPVIIRKQDRARYYKYLQLANEGDIRPFLRFIAHCTECTLDVFLYANEYGTECLKALESRFKEKNDIIPL, encoded by the coding sequence ATGGCTTTAAAGATGAAAAATGTGCACAAATATGATAaagcaacaaaattgtttcagcATGCATTAGCATTACAACCTCTTCACCCTGATGTCTTGAATAATTATGGAGAATTTCTTGAGGAAAAAGAGAATGATGTCTTAAAAGCAGATCATTTATACGTAAGAGCACTTACTGTCAGTCCTGAACATTCTCGTGCTCTAGTTAATAGGAAACGAACATTGCCTGTTGTTAAGGAGTTAGATGAACAAGAATTAGAAAGAATTGacaaaaaaagaattaagttaataaaaatgaatcataaAGATCCtgcattaaaaagaataaaaaaagaaatatattttcagcACATATATCATACCGTTGCTATAGAAGGAAATACCATGACCCTTGCAGAAGCTCGATCTGTAGTTGAAACTCGAATGGCAGTTCCTGGCAAAAGCATAATGGAACATAATGAAATTTTAGGACTTGAGTCAGCCTTACGTTATATAAATAAGACTTTAGTCAACAAAGATGAATTGATAACAGTAGTCGACATTTTGGAAATACATAAAAGAGTTCTTGGTAATGTCGATCCTTTAGGAGCTGGGACTTTCCGACAAAACCAAGTTTTTGTGGGTGAGCACGTACCACCTTTAGCATCTGATGTTGCTGATTTAATGGAAGAATTTGTGAATTGGTTGCAGTCTGAAACCATTTTACAGTTGCACCCTGTGAATCAAGCTGCATTAGCACATTACAAACTTGTATATATTCATCCATTTGTAGATGGTAATGGAAGAACTGCAAGATTACTAATGAATTTAATATTAATGAGAGCTGGGTATCCACCAGTTATAATTCGGAAACAAGACAGAGCAcgttattataaatatttacaattagcTAATGAAGGTGATATTAGACCCTTTCTACGTTTTATTGCCCATTGTACAGAATGTACATTAGATGTATTTTTATATGCTAATGAATATGGCACAGAATGTCTTAAAGCTTTAGAATCgagatttaaagagaaaaatgataTTATTCCATTATGA